The nucleotide window CAGCGGCGCAATCCGGATGGCGACATCAAAGCCGAGGCCAACAATGTCCGTGAGGTTATCGCTCAGCTGAAACTCAATGCGTAATCCGGGATTGTGCTCCATCAGCCCGGGCAGCAGCGGCAGCACGGTACGGCGGCCAAATCCTGTTGGGGCAGTCAGGCGCAGCTGGCCGGTTGCGCCGGTCTTGTCCGGGGAGAACAGGCCGCGTGCGCTCTCTCCGGTTTCTGCCAGCGTGCGGGCATAAGGCAGAAACTCTTCCCCCTCATCGGTCAGGGCGATGGCGCGCGTGGTGCGGTGCAGCAGGCGCACGCCGAGATCCTCCTCCAGCGAAGCCAGCCGGCGTGACACCGTCATCGGCGTGGTGCCCAAGCGTCGCGCCGCCTGCGTCAGGCTGCGGGTCTGCGACACCATCAGAAACAGTTCAATATCTTTCAGGTTCATTGTAACGATATCCGTTATACAGACGTATCATCTTCCCCCATTTCTGCCGCGCTGACCACGCAATATAATGCGCTGTGACCCTTATCCCGGCCGGAGCATGGCATGACTGATAAACACCTTTTCCAGCGCACCACCCTTAATCGCCTCAGCCTGAAAAACCGGCTGCTGGTCGCCCCGATGACGCGTATCTCTGCCAGCGTAGACGGCGTGCCGGGCGAGCGCATGCAGCAGTACTATCAGCGCTTCGCCCAGGGTGGGTTTGCCGCCGTGATTAGCGAAGGGCTGTATATTGATGAAGCCTGGTCGCAGACTTATGCGTTTCAGGCCGGGCTGGCGAACCGCAAGCAGGCCATCGGCTGGCGCAGTGTCACCGACAGCGTGCACCAGCACGGCGGCAAAATCATTGCGCAGCTGATGCACGCAGGCGCGCTGTCGCAGGGCAACATTTATCGCCCGGAAACGCTGGCGCCGTCCGCTATCCGGCCGCGCGGTGAACAGCTGAGTTTTTATCACGGCCACGGTGCGTATCGGCTGCCGGAAGCGATGAGTGAGGCGCAGATTCAGCAGGTGATTGACGACTTTGCTGAAAGCGCCGCCCGGGCGATTGGCAGCGCCGGATTTGACGGCATTGAAATTCACGGCGCGAACGGCTATCTGCTGGATCAGTTCTTTACCGATTACACCAACCAGCGCCGCGATAGCTGGGGCGGCGACCTGCTGGCGCGCCTTGGCCTGACGCTGGCGGTAATCGCGGCGGTGCGCGCGCGTATCGGTCAGGATGTCACGCTGGGCATTCGCCTGTCGCAGGGCAAAGTGAACGACTTTCAGCATAAATGGGCCGGCGGCGAAGCCAGCGCGCGCCAGGTGTTTGCGCGGCTGGCAACCTCCGGCGTCGATTATCTGCATCTCACTGAATATGATGCGCTGCAGCCGGCGTTTGCGGATTCACCGCTTTCCCTGGTGCAGATTGCGCGTGCCGCCGCACCCGGTTTACCGGTGATGGCGAATGGCAGCCTCGGCGATGCAGAAACGGCCGGAATGGCGCTGCATCAGGGCGCGGAGTATGTCGCCGTGGGCAAAAGCGCGCTGGCCAACCCGGACCTGCCGCTGCGTATTCGTCAGGGGCTGCCGCTGCGGGAGTTTGATAAAAACCTGCTGGTACCGTCCGCCGATGTGAAAAACAGCGAACTGCAGGCCTAGTGCCGTCGTATTCCTGTCATGCGAACGTTTCAGAATAGGGGTCTGCGGTTGCCCGGTGGCAACCGGTTATCCAGACATCAGACCACTATGGAGACGCGCTATGGCACTCGCCGCCGTTCAACCGGCCAAACTGCAACACACCGTTATCGATCCCAGCGTGCGCATGCGCGATACCACCGTTGGACAACAGTGTGAAATCCTGGCGCACAGCTATCTGGAATACAGCCAGCTGGGCGATTTTTCTTATCTCGGGGAACACTGCTGCGTGGCCGACGCGCAGATTGGCCGCTTTACCGCGATAGCTAATCAGGTGCGCATTGGTGCGCCTAATCATCCGATGGATCGCGCCTCTCAGCATCGCTTTACCTACTGTCCGGAGTATTACGATGCCCGGGCACAGCGTGACAGCGGTTTTTTTGCTGAACGACGTGCCGATCGGGTGATCATTGGCAATGACGTATGGATTGGGCACGGCGTGATTGTTCTGCCCGGGGTCACCGTAGGCAACGGCGCCGTGCTGGCGGCGGGGGCGGTGGTGACGAAAGATGTCGCCCCGTATACCGTGGTGGGCGGCGTGCCGGCAAAGCCGATCCGCGCGCGCTTTGCGCCGGCGATTGCCGCGCAGCTGCAGGCCATCGCGTGGTGGGACTGGCCGCTGAGCAAGCTGATGGCCAGCCTCGCGGATTTTCAGTCCGGCGATGTGGCGGCCTTTTGTGAGCGCCATGCGCGCTGAGCGGCAGAAAGCCACAGGGCGGCCCGGCCGGGCCGCCTGCCATTACACCACCGGCTGCGTCAGCACGGCCGCGTTGACCTGCGGCTCCTGCGGCAGGCCGACGTGCTGCAGGACCTGGCTGCGGTACAGCAGATCGCTGTCGCGCCGATCGTCATCCAGCAGTACGCCCACCTCATTAACGTTTTTGCCGGCCACCTGCACTTTAGTGCGCGCGGCGCTGCGCATCCATTCGTACTCAATATCAATATGGCCGCTATCGATGCAGCGGATACCGTGCTGGCTGAGGTCGTAGGCCAGTACGGTGGCGGTCGGGCCCAGCGACATCAGCACCAGATCGTAATGACGCGCATGCGCCAGCACCGTGCTATAAAGATCGTTATAAACGGAAAACGCATTGCGATTCAGGGTAGTAATGCGTTTAATTTCCCGCGCCCCGGCAAGTAAATCATTTCCCATTCCCAGACGGGTCCCGCTGCCTTCCACAATTAATATTTTTTTGTCGCTGAACAGCTGGCGAAATTTATTAAACACGCGTACCGCCTGCTGCTTGTCTTTATAATCATGATAAGGGCGCGTCACCGACGTATTACCGTAGCAGTAATCTTTCTTTAACAGGTGTTCATAATGACGGAAGAAAAAGGCCTTATGAAAAAACCAAAACAGCGCCGAGCCAAAACGCATATTTGCCGTGCCGCGAAACGCGTCCGGCATACAGATCAGACAGGGACGGGTGGCGCGGGTGCCGCGGCGTAAAATCTCTTTCAGGCGAATCGAGAGTCGCTCATCAAATGCCTGAAATCCAATGTTTTTAAACAGTGTCATTTCCAGTTCTCCATCGCCATAGCGCGCCAGGGAAAGGCGGTCATTATTGAGGAGCAAATCAATGGTTTGCTCGGGCGACAGCACCGGATACTGGCGGGCATGCGCATTTGCAAGGGGGAATTTAAAAGCCGCGTGTGTCAATTTAAAAGGAAAACGTAATTTACGATAAAGGGCATCTGCGCTAATCATCATAACCTTCTTTTTATAAGCGGCCTTGCCGCAGAGCAGTGAGAGGATTTATAGCACCGCGCGCGGCATAAAACAGGCTGAGGAAACTCCCAAAATGCGCTTTTAATAACGCTTTTAACCTATTAAACACACCGTAAGCGGGGACGGAAGTGCTACAAAGTGAATAAAAACGCGGAGATCGACATTGCCGGAAAAAAAACGCCAGGAGTAATCGCAGAACCGCAGCGGCAACACATTAAGCTTTTCCATGAAAATGCCGGTTTAACGTTTCTGCTGAATAAAACGGCGGCGGGTTACCAAAAAATGCGGATTTTTGTCGGGAATGATTAATTTCTTTAGCCTGAATGAAACGTG belongs to Candidatus Pantoea soli and includes:
- a CDS encoding oxidoreductase — encoded protein: MTDKHLFQRTTLNRLSLKNRLLVAPMTRISASVDGVPGERMQQYYQRFAQGGFAAVISEGLYIDEAWSQTYAFQAGLANRKQAIGWRSVTDSVHQHGGKIIAQLMHAGALSQGNIYRPETLAPSAIRPRGEQLSFYHGHGAYRLPEAMSEAQIQQVIDDFAESAARAIGSAGFDGIEIHGANGYLLDQFFTDYTNQRRDSWGGDLLARLGLTLAVIAAVRARIGQDVTLGIRLSQGKVNDFQHKWAGGEASARQVFARLATSGVDYLHLTEYDALQPAFADSPLSLVQIARAAAPGLPVMANGSLGDAETAGMALHQGAEYVAVGKSALANPDLPLRIRQGLPLREFDKNLLVPSADVKNSELQA
- a CDS encoding DapH/DapD/GlmU-related protein, giving the protein MALAAVQPAKLQHTVIDPSVRMRDTTVGQQCEILAHSYLEYSQLGDFSYLGEHCCVADAQIGRFTAIANQVRIGAPNHPMDRASQHRFTYCPEYYDARAQRDSGFFAERRADRVIIGNDVWIGHGVIVLPGVTVGNGAVLAAGAVVTKDVAPYTVVGGVPAKPIRARFAPAIAAQLQAIAWWDWPLSKLMASLADFQSGDVAAFCERHAR
- a CDS encoding GT-D fold domain-containing glycosyltransferase, which codes for MISADALYRKLRFPFKLTHAAFKFPLANAHARQYPVLSPEQTIDLLLNNDRLSLARYGDGELEMTLFKNIGFQAFDERLSIRLKEILRRGTRATRPCLICMPDAFRGTANMRFGSALFWFFHKAFFFRHYEHLLKKDYCYGNTSVTRPYHDYKDKQQAVRVFNKFRQLFSDKKILIVEGSGTRLGMGNDLLAGAREIKRITTLNRNAFSVYNDLYSTVLAHARHYDLVLMSLGPTATVLAYDLSQHGIRCIDSGHIDIEYEWMRSAARTKVQVAGKNVNEVGVLLDDDRRDSDLLYRSQVLQHVGLPQEPQVNAAVLTQPVV